One Spinacia oleracea cultivar Varoflay chromosome 4, BTI_SOV_V1, whole genome shotgun sequence DNA segment encodes these proteins:
- the LOC110795345 gene encoding UTP--glucose-1-phosphate uridylyltransferase: MASAATLNSVEATKIENLRSATSGLNEISENEKSGFINLVTRYLSGEAQHVDWSKINTPTDDIVVPYETVSPPPEEEAKTKELLDKLVVLKLNGGLGTTMGCTGPKSVIEVRNGLTFLDLIVMQIENLNSKYGSKVPLVLMNSFNTHDDTLKIVEKYTNSNVEIHTFNQSQYPRLVVEDFLPLPCKGESGKDGWYPPGHGDVFPSLKNSGKLDLFLSQGKEYIFVANSDNLGAIVDLKILSHLVQNKNEYCMEVTPKTLADVKGGTLISYEGKVQLLEIAQVPDEHVSEFKSIEKFKIFNTNNLWVNLHAIKRLVEADALKMEIIPNPKEVDGVKVLQLETAAGAAIKFFDNAIGMNVPRSRFLPVKATSDLLLVQSDLYTVVDGFVIRNTARNNPANPTIELGPEFKKVSNFLSRFKSIPSIIELDSLKVTGDVWFGAGVALKGKVTINAKSAAKLEVPDGAVIADKEINGAEDI, translated from the exons ATGGCGTCCGCTGCTACTCTCAACTCTGTCGAAGCTACCAAAATTGAGAATCTTCGTTCTGCTACCTCTGGCCTCAATGAAATCAG TGAGAATGAAAAATCCGGATTCATCAATCTGGTAACTCGATACCTAAG TGGAGAAGCTCAGCATGTTGATTGGAGCAAAATCAACACTCCTACTGATGATATTGTTGTTCCGTACGAAACCGTTTCACCGCCACCGGAAG AAGAGGCAAAGACTAAGGAGCTTTTGGATAAACTTGTGGTGTTGAAGCTCAATGGAGGACTCGGAACTACCATGGGTTGTACCGGTCCTAA GTCTGTCATTGAAGTCCGTAATGGCCTGACCTTTCTGGACCTTATAGTCATGCAAATTGAG AACCTTAACAGCAAGTATGGATCCAAAGTGCCTCTGGTTCTGATGAACTCATTCAACACACATGATGATACTCTTAAG ATTGTTGAGAAATACACCAATTCAAATGTTGAGATTCACACATTTAATCAG AGCCAATACCCTCGTCTGGTTGTTGAAGATTTCTTGCCATTGCCCTGCAAAGGTGAAAGTGGCAAGGATGGATG GTATCCTCCTGGTCACGGTGATGTGTTCCCGTCCTTGAAGAACAGTGGAAAGCTTGACTTGTTCTTGTCACAG GGCAAGGAGTATATCTTTGTTGCAAACTCTGACAATCTTGGGGCTATTGTTGATTTGA AAATCTTAAGTCACTTGGTCCAGAATAAGAACGAGTACTGCATGGAG GTAACGCCTAAAACTTTGGCGGATGTCAAAGgtggaactcttatttcctATGAAGGGAAGGTCCAG CTTCTAGAAATTGCACAGGTTCCAGATGAACAT GTCAGCGAATTCAAATCAATTGAgaagttcaaaattttcaataCCAACAACCT GTGGGTGAACTTGCATGCCATTAAAAGGCTTGTAGAAGCTGATGCACTGAAGATGGAAATTATTCCAAACCCCAAG GAAGTTGATGGAGTTAAAGTTCTTCAATTGGAAACTGCTGCTGGTGCTGCAATCAAG TTCTTTGATAATGCTATTGGTATGAATGTGCCACGATCACGATTCCTTCCAGTGAAGGCAACTTCAGATTTGCTCCTTGTCCAG TCGGACCTGTACACAGTTGTTGATGGCTTTGTGATAAGAAACACAGCTAGAAACAACCCCGCTAACCCAACCATTGAGTTGGGGCCAGAATTTAAAAAG GTCAGCAACTTCTTAAGCCGATTCAAGTCTATCCCCAGTATCATTGAGCTAGATAGCTTGAAGGTGACAGGAGATGTGTGGTTTGGTGCTGGGGTCGCTCTCAAG